A single Osmerus mordax isolate fOsmMor3 chromosome 9, fOsmMor3.pri, whole genome shotgun sequence DNA region contains:
- the zfyve26 gene encoding zinc finger FYVE domain-containing protein 26 isoform X2: MHPWGREAESSLQDLLGYFTRCLHHGEWELAAACVPQLAASSGGLSSSPSGELSSSSSSGELSEQLRDIVKAIVCHPYLLAWETMGSPHRLAWLWLQVLETWTKDQVPVKIRTELEFLLLLEELGDNVPDATLKELHAAFLDSQSERKGPEASGTECGLGTEVVSCLEALLERKRPRLARALALALQGPLGEARAHGDPSHTFIRYLTARVGKPEKREGWAEEVCSLLALMPTPSEQGGGAQMEALCEALWAARNGPLREERVLSSLFRPHSHTALSLYCSTALRLQRDRLLRDAPATHEDLPEAEKLLLSLCCHGDRPSAWKTIYFECLSSGKHFLEQVLVTALDLVRREDFPRLQDLLRGEFQPLSRLLLLLAWTQCQSLDSAHTLLSILHHNQALASDSVLREFADVLFSQLRVLQWCVLNKPGIPQEAVLSQLHSLDTHSALHVLLSLTPLARYEERRVLELLQPTPSGAEETDTLVAPRLAAQRNVVLFQGFCAMKYALYALCVNAHRSGTCLDCEGSPQFPESTEGQLQPAAPSEGCLAQFQHFLSECQLYLEALPAMFRLELLENIFSLLFLSSTDFTPQNQKETPTGPGVPAEGLQALGSKEVGKNGTGGAKTKMATQEGDSRERWEPDFPSAAQHGCLDLGHLTRGCPGFLVDVPAMEGFLKLLRQGLEGVCVLDQRAGQEQAEVAEGLGCSVTAETFGARLQRLSKHTAEAQWRLQIITSNQTAGRAPDRPPQAKAGPRPAPLEGQGGSRSSLRRRRRPGRHPSSTEHLNGELSPSTSDGCVAGPGCVEKEESVCSGAHSWLVPAMLSPPESLLVSCIRRGNFMEAHEVATMFALEGSSCCGELVFMERYKEVLVELGRVEQKIENQSLSSSSSSSEGLGAVGAAASGRSRLGSSGRSTLQAIGSAAAAGMAFYSISDVGERLLSTTAHPVPCLEEGYWLGLPPGPCPRLLPLLEELSPSAMAAFDLACCHCQLWKTSRQLLDTAERRLGCSLEARGLRVDPRVPHPEGVRGFPMVLQQFSKILNHAASNKGPAMTEGSGEEQVVAGPFGCSIQEALLSCHPVLSEEGIAGWLGLSQRLELTLPPLASATDAPAEARVGGAVLAALVEQAGLRPSELDAHPVRTAMKQLLRSLDQLCPFEPDGVPARPDYMRSFLDYVNVLTSVLVRSLGSEDQSVEVKLGNPLLVLLQAPSQLLSHLLFERQVSPDRLLSLLQQEGLRLSVQQVVLERCCEALPVWSWGPGAGGETGEGGPGDRAVFGAASLEELLTQHAQEHLTMLGLAEAPSDASSGSESSPEEITASPTSLSSSPPLSSTPAPSSSFLLTPSSLSFLKSRSPLLAALACLSASRGRGAARAPPSGWSGFSSYFSGRKEVALDAEQISREADSLLREFPILRAYLQTMAQPVLGEMPVGEEAGLGATLCGKPLAGLLLSGLQPGGAQAVAAQAFQQALSSGELRRALSLLELYRLDVQEGALRDRLLACAALEDGAGGVVQLLRVQDPGLRGRVALQGLQLWPLDGCLDLLEFCLNEAHLPPALRNDLELRKSELDVYRLMLNLQPPLPWETWQDVRSSSKQDPESVLAMMLAAREFSLCDRWLQMYSGSEQLTLQLRTEHLLHLLEQGHTQQAYQLLEGLSDTLGLEVCERALDRRPGLAAGHFLSDYLTLHFQSQVSPARQRHIHALHLGSKVLLTLPQSTRQDYFHLLAEPLLMLEQLLMNLKVDWVQLALRTLRPPLLGQEAGLGPGDVDRLLAQYACKALDFPYAPRERSRSDSVISLQEALSQCPALDSCPPSPRRESTTSSSGSTPIHTPSSSSDRGKEQGSAGRRQRSPAQFQPPDKPPARRDWVPDPQQHVCMVCQRERFTMFNRRHHCRRCGRLVCQACSGRRMPVEGCTEEEVRVCDQCYTFFHPDLDEELEEAEVTGSPVSPGGGVEEGLQLPEVHHRMFRLSTDPAENVQLHSEFYYEQAPSASLCVAILSLHSDQMACGHQLIAHCRSLSRQLTSPEVDARLLTDIMRQLIFSAKLMFVTVGRSQDLALCDSYISKVDVLKILVAANYKDIPSLDDILETSAVTRLRNQLLEAEHYQLAVEVSTKSGLDPGGVWHAWGMASLKAGQLSGAREKFSRCLKVPVDRNQLTLGARLLQEIVQHLESTVRPALTTLPSEDILASLRELEEALAEPGPPECPEGPAQLSPLLQESLHYLLSYGTHLALVSFYMRHGHTREALAHLLLKQCPEEVFLEGILQPSLERGQLGALQGLLEGLDPGQEACGRYLMASCQLLQRRGHFHTLYQLQQFMMDHVRAAMTCICFFTRGAQSYLQLGEQQRWLVRAKEHLKTFLQEQQARGAGRRKSTLNSFRKKMSSSDVSRHMNTIELQLEVTRFLHRCENASQTAALQTSASASTPGAPSTLFGGSTMKIDVACKVMLGGKNIEEGFGIAYRVIQDFQLDALAVYVRAGQRLVRQRKYGAVRQLLKCVGESGTATKSDCDAIVLGCVSIADKGPTDAKELESLILETKSPENKIKAYLQCSKLRSAYLQAVKLEASRAGPLVQEVLQASEGAGDSVMQGICRQWLSEHQDKSAKQRPSRPNAR; encoded by the exons ATGCACCCCTGGGGCcgagaggcagagagctccCTCCAGGACCTGCTGGGTTACTTCACCCGCTgccttcatcatggggagtggGAGCTGGCTGCGGCCTGTGTTCCCCAGCTGGCTGCCTCCTCTGGaggtctctcttcttctccttctggagaactctcttcttcttcatcttccGGAGAACTCTCAGAACAGCTACGGGATATAGTCAAGGCCATCGTCTGCCATCCCTACCTTCTGGC ATGGGAGACAATGGGCAGTCCTCACCGGCTGGCTTGGCTTTGGCTCCAGGTTTTGGAGACATGGACAAAAGATCAG GTTCCAGTGAAGATCAGGACAGAGCTGGAGTTCCTGttgctgctggaggagctgggagacaaCGTTCCAGACGCCACTCTCAAG GAATTGCACGCGGCGTTCTTAGACAGCCAGTCGGAGAGAAAGGGACCCGAGGCGTCAGGGACGGAGTGTGGTCTGGGCACTGAGGTGGTGTCATGCCTGGAGGCCTtactggagaggaagaggccaaGACTGGCCCGGGCCCTCGCCCTGGCCCTCCAGGGGCCTCTGGGAGAGGCCCGGGCCCACGGGGACCCCTCCCACACCTTTATCCGCTACCTGACAGCCAGAGTTGGGAAgccggagaagagagagggctgggcggAGGAGGTCTGCTCCCTGCTGGCTCTGATGCCGACCCCCTCGGAGCAGGGAGGCGGGGCCCAGATGGAGGCGCTATGCGAGGCCCTCTGGGCGGCCAGGAACGGACCCCTGCGCGAGGAGCGGGTCCTCAGCTCGCTGTTCAGGCCGCACAGCCACACCGCCCTCTCCCTCTACTGCTCCACTGCCCTCCGGCTGCAGCGAGACCGCCTGCTCCGCGATGCGCCCGCCACACACG aGGACCTTCCTGAAGCAGAGAAGCTGCTCCTCAGCTTATGTTGCCACGGTGATCGTCCATCAGCATGGAAAACCATTTATTTTGAGTGTCTGAGCAGTGGCAAGCACTTCCTGGAGCAGGTGTTG GTCACAGCTCTGGACTTGGTCCGACGAGAGGACTTCCCCAGGCTGCAGGACCTGCTGAGGGGGGAGTTCCAGCCCCTGTCCCGCCTACTACTGCTGCTGGCCTGGACACAGTGCCAGAGTCTGGACTCAGCTCACACCTtgctctccatcctccaccacAACCAG GCCCTGGCCAGCGACTCTGTCCTGAGGGAGTTTGCAGACGTGCTGTTCTCCCAGCTCAGGGTCCTCCAGTGGTGTGTTCTGAACAAGCC AGGGATCCCCCAGGAGGCTGTGCTCTCCCAGCTGCACTCGCTGGACACCCACTCCGCCCTGCACGTCCTCCTGTCCCTGACCCCCCTGGCCCGCTACGAGGAGCGCAGGgtcctggagctgctgcagcCCACGCCCTCGGGAGCAG AGGAAACGGACACCTTGGTTGCCCCCAGACTGGCCGCCCAGAGGAACGTTGTTCTGTTCCAGGGGTTCTGCGCCATGAAGTACGCCCTGTATGCCCTCTGTGTGAACGCTCACAGGTCCGGCACCTGTTTGGATTGCGAGGGCTCGCCACAGTTCCCCGAGTCAACCGAGGGCCAACTCCAGCCTGCAGCTCCCTCAGAAG GCTGTTTGGCACAGTtccagcacttcctgtctgagtgCCAGCTTTACCTGGAGGCCCTGCCTGCCATGTTCCGCCTGGAGCTCCTGGAGaacatcttctccctcctcttcctctccagcaccGACTTCACTCCCCAGAACCAGAAGGAGACCCCTACCGGACCTGGCGTGCCAGCAGAAGGTTTGCAAGCTCTGGGGAGCAAGGAAGTGGGGAAAAATGGCACTGGAGGAGCCAAAACCAAAATGGCCACCCAAGAGGGCGACTCCAGGGAAAGGTGGGAGCCAGATTTCCCGTCTGCGGCCCAGCACGGCTGCCTGGACCTGGGCCACTTGACCCGGGGTTGCCCAGGCTTCCTGGTGGACGTGCCAGCGATGGAGGGTTTCCTGAAGCTGCTGCggcaggggctggagggtgtATGTGTTTTGGACCAGCGGGCGGGCCAGGAGCAGGCCGAGGTGGCGGAGGGCCTGGGCTGCTCGGTGACAGCCGAGACGTTCGGAGCGCGTCTGCAGAGACTCTCCAAGCACACGGCCGAGGCACAGTGGAGGCTACAGATCATCACCAGCAACCAGACCGCTGGCAGGG CCCCAGACAGGCCCCCCCAGGCCAAGGCCGGCCCGCGCCCTGCCCCCCTTGAAGGGCAGGGCGGCAGCCGCTCCTCCCTGAGGAGGCGCAGGAGACCCGGGAGGCACCCGTCCTCCACAGAGCACCTCAACGGGGAGCTGAGCCCCAGCACCTCAG ACGGCTGTGTGGCCGGGCCGGGGTgcgtggagaaggaggagagtgtgtgtagcgGTGCCCACAGCTGGCTGGTCCCTGCCATGCTGTCCCCCCCTGAGTCTCTGCTCGTCTCCTGCATCCGTCGGGGGAACTTCATGGAGGCCCATGAG GTGGCCACCATGTTCGCCCTGGAGGGGTCGTCTTGCTGCGGTGAGCTGGTCTTCATGGAGCGCTACAAGGAGGTTCTGGTGGAGCTGGGCCGCGTGGAGCAGAAGATCGAGAACCAGTCGCTGTCGTCCTCGTCATCCTCGTCGGAGGGGCTGGGAGCGGTGGGGGCCGCAGCAAGTGGGAGGAGCCGCCTGGGGAGCAGTGGGCGCTCCACCTTGCAGGCCATCGGCAGCGCGGCTGCAGCCG GCATGGCCTTCTACTCCATCTCAGACGTGGGTGAGCGTCTGCTCAGCACCACGGCCCACCCGGTCCCCTGCCTGGAGGAGGGTTACTGGCTGGGCCTGCCCCCCGGGCCCTGCCCCCGCCTGCTGCCCCTGCTGGAGGAGCTCAGCCCCTCAGCCATGGCCGCCTTCGACCTggcctgctgccactgccagctCTGGAAAACCTCCCGCCAGCTGCTGGACACGGCTGAGAGGAGGCTGGGCTGCAGCCTAGAGGCCCGAG GGCTGAGAGTGGATCCCAGAGTGCCTCACCCTGAGGGCGTCCGGGGCTTCCCCATGGTCCTGCAGCAGTTCAGCAAGATCCTGAATCACGCAGCCAGCAACAAGGGCCCAGCCATGACAG AAGGTTCCGGAGAAGAGCAGGTGGTGGCGGGTCCATTCGGCTGCTCCATCCAGGAGGCTCTACTGAGCTGCCACCCGGTCCTGAGTGAGGAGGGCATCGCGGGCTGGCTCGGCCTCTCCCAGCGCCTGGagctcaccctgcctcccctggcctcGGCCACCGACGCCCCAG CGGAGGCCCGTGTGGGCGGGGCCGTGCTGGCGGCGCTGGTGGAGCAGGCCGGCCTGAGGCCCTCGGAGCTGGACGCCCACCCGGTACGCACCGCCATGAAGCAGCTGCTGCGCTCCCTGGACCAGCTGTGCCCCTTCGAGCCCGACGGCGTCCCCGCCAGGCCCGACTACATGCGCAGCTTCCTGGACTACGTCAACGTGCTGACGTCCGTGCTGGTGCGCAGCCTGGGCTCCGAGG acCAGAGCGTGGAGGTGAAGCTGGGGAACCCCCTCCTGGTTCTCCTGCAGGCTCCCTCCCAGCTGCTGTCTCACCTGCTGTTTGAGAGGCAGGTTTCCCCTGACAG gctgctgtctctgctgcagCAGGAGGGCCTTCGTCTGAGCGTCCAACAGGTGGTGCTGGAGCGCTGCTGTGAGGCCCTGCCCGTCTGGTCGTGGGGCCCCGGGGCCGGAGGGGAGACCGGCGAGGGCGGCCCGGGCGACAGGGCCGTGTTCGGGGCGGCCAGCCTGGAAGAGCTCCTCACCCAGCACGCCCAGGAACACCTGACCATGCTGGGCCTGGCAGAGGCCCCGTCAGACGCCAGCTCTGGGTCTGAGTCCTCACCAGAGGAGATCACGGCCTCCCCTAccagcctgtcctcctccccacccctttcctccactccagccccctcctcctcgttcctcctcacgccgtcctccctgtccttcctGAAGTCCCGCTCCCCTCTCCTGGCTGCGCTGGCGTGCCTGAGCGCCAGCCGTGGGCGCGGGGCGGCCCGGGCACCTCCGTCCGGCTGGTCCGGGTTCTCTTCCTACTTCAGCGGGCGTAAAGAGGTGGCGCTGGACGCCGAGCAGATCTCCCGGGAAGCGGACAGCCTGCTGAGAGAGTTCCCCATCCTGCGGGCCTACCTCCAGACCATGGCCCAGCCTGTGCTGGGGGAGATGCCcgtgggggaggaggcgggaCTGGGCGCCACCCTCTGTGGGAAGCCCCTGGCAGGCCTGCTGCTGTCGGGGCTCCAGCCGGGCGGGGCGCAGGCGGTGGCGGCCCAGGCCTTCCAGCAGGCTCTGTCCTCGGGGGAGCTGCGCCGGGCCCTCAGCCTGCTGGAGCTGTACAGGCTGGACGTCCAGGAGGGGGCGCTGAGGGACCGCCTGCTGGCTTGTGCCGcactggagg ACGGGGCTGGTGGCGTGGTGCAGCTGCTCCGTGTGCAGGACCCTGGTCTGAGGGGCCGTGTGGCCCTGCAGGGCCTCCAGCTGTGGCCCCTGGACGGCTGCCTGGACCTGCTGGAGTTCTGCCTGAACGAGGCCCACCTGCCCCCAGCCCTGAGGAACGACCTGGAGCTCCGCAAGAGCGAGCTGGACGTCTATCGTTTG ATGTTGAACCTGCAGCCCCCGTTGCCATGGGAAACGTGGCAGGATGTGAGGTCGTCATCGAAACAGGACCCTGAATCTGTGCTGGCTATGATGCTGGCGGCCAGG gagttctctctgtgtgaccGCTGGCTGCAGATGTATTCGGGGTCGGAGCAGCTGACCCTGCAGCTGAGGACAGAACACCTGCTGCACTTGCTggagcagggacacacacagcaggcctaccag CTACTCGAGGGCCTGTCAGACACCCTGGGcctggaggtgtgtgagagagccctGGACCGACGCCCCGGATTGGCTGctggtcacttcctgtccgaCTACCTGACGCTACACTTCCAGAGCCAAGTGTCTCCGGCCCGCCAGCGCCACATTCACGCCCTGCACCTGGGCTCCAAG gtgctgctgaccctgccccagtcgaCCAGGCAGGACTACTTCCACCTGCTGGCGGAGCCCCTGCTCATGCTGGAGCAGCTGCTGATGAACCTGAAGGTGGACTGGGTCCAGCTGGCGCTCCGcaccctccgcccccctctgCTGGGCCAGGAGGCGGGCCTGGGCCCCGGGGACGTGGACCGGCTCCTGGCCCAGTACGCCTGCAAGGCACTGGACTTCCCCTACGCCCCCCGAGAGAGGTCACGCTCAG ACTCAGTCATCAGCCTGCAGGAGGCCCTGTCCCAGTGTCCTgccctggacagctgccccccctccccccggagagagtccaccacctcctcctcag GcagcacacccatacacacgccctcctcctcctccgaccgAGGCAAGGAGCAGGGCTCTGCCGGCAGGAGGCAGCGCTCCCCAGCCCAGTTCCAGCCCCCTGACAAGCCCCCCGCCCGCAGAGACTGGGTGCCCGACCCCCAGCAGCACGTCTGCATGGTGTGTCAGCGTGAGAGGTTCACCATG TTTAACCGGCGGCACCACTGTCGCAGGTGCGGTCGTCTGGTGTGCCAGGCGTGCTCTGGGCGCAGGATGCCCGTGGAGGGGTGTACGGAGGAGGAAGTGCGAGTGTGTGACCAGTGTTACACCTTCTTCCACCCAGA TTTggatgaggagctggaggaggctgaag TAACAGGCAGCCCCGTGTCtccaggggggggagtggaggaggggctgcAGCTGCCCGAGGTCCACCACAGAATGTTCCGCCTCAGCACCGACCCTGCAGAGAACGTGCAGCTGCATAGCGAGTTCTACTATGAGCAG gctcccaGCGCGTCCCTGTGTGtggccatcctctccctccacagcgACCAAATGGCTTGCGGCCACCAGCTGATCGCTCACTGCCGCTCCCTGTCCCGCCAGCTGACCAGCCCCGAGGTGGACGCCCGCCTGCTCACAGACATCATGCGCCAGCTGATCTTCAGCGCCAAGCTCATGTTCGTCACCGTCGGACGCAGCCAGGATCTGGCCCTCTGCGACAG CTACATCAGTAAAGTGGACGTGCTGAAGATCCTGGTGGCTGCGAACTACAAGGACATCCCCTCGCTGGACGACATCCTGGAGACCTCCGCCGTCACGCGCCTGCGCAACCAGCTGCTGGAGGCTGAGCACTACCAGCTagctgtagag GTGTCCACTAAGAGCGGTCTGGACCCTGGGGGGGTGTGGCACGCGTGGGGCATGGCCTCCCTGAAGGCCGGGCAGCTCTCCGGGGCCCGGGAGAAGTTCTCCCGCTGCCTGAAGGTTCCCGTGGACCGGAACCAGCTGACCCTGGGCGCGCGCCTGCTGCAGGAGATCGTCCAGCACCTGGAGTCCACCGTCCGACCCGCTCTGACCACG ctcccCAGCGAGGACATCCTGGCGTCCCtgcgggagctggaggaggctctGGCAGAGCCGGGGCCACCGGAGTGCCCAGAGGGCCCGGCCCAGCTCAGCCCCCTGCTGCAGGAGAGCCTGCACTACCTGCTGAGCTACGGCACCCACCTGGCCCTGGTCAGCTTCTACATGCGCCACGGTCACACGAGGGAGGCCCTGGCTCACCTGCTGCTCAAG cagtGTCCGGAGGAGGTGTTCCTGGAGGGGATCCTCCAGCCCAGTCTGGAGCGCGGCCAGCTGGGGGCGCTGCAGGGcctgctggaggggctggacccGGGCCAGGAGGCGTGCGGACGCTACCTCATGGCCTCCTGCCAGCTGCTGCAGAGACGAGGGCACTTCCACACCCTGTACCAGCTGCAGCAGTTCATGATG gaCCACGTGCGGGCAGCCATGACGTGCATCTGCTTCTTCACCCGTGGGGCCCAGTCCTACCTGCAGCTGGGCGAGCAGCAGCGCTGGCTGGTCCGTGCCAAGGAGCACCTGAAGACCTTCCTGCAGGAGCAGCAGGCCCGCGGAGCCGGCCGCAGGAAGTCCACCCTCAACTCCTTCAGGAAGAAGATGTCCTCCAGTGACGtgtccag